The Sebastes umbrosus isolate fSebUmb1 chromosome 4, fSebUmb1.pri, whole genome shotgun sequence genome has a window encoding:
- the LOC119486874 gene encoding endoplasmic reticulum-Golgi intermediate compartment protein 2-like encodes MRRLTKKKALGLVKELDAFPKVPESYVESTASGGTVSLIAFTLMAVLAFLEFFVYRNTWMKYEYEVDKDFSSKLRINVDITVAMRCQYIGADVLDLAENMVASDGLKYEPVNFELSPEQRLWHMTLLHIQERLRVEHALQDVIFKAAIKEAPPAQPKSEDGTTTLSACRIHGHLYVNKVAGNFHVTVGKSIPHPRGHAHLAALVSHDTYNFSHRIDHLSFGEVIPGIISPLDGTEKVSPESNHMFQYFITIVPTKLNTYQVSADTHQYSVTERERVINHAAGSHGVSGIFMKYDISSLMVRVTEQHMPLWQFLVRLCGIIGGVFSTTGMLHGVVGFLVDVVCCRFQMGVYKHVKEAPLNEQPDSETSIPPENEAE; translated from the exons ATGAGGAGACTGACTAAGAAGAAGGCTCTGGGTCTGGTCAAGGAGCTGGACGCTTTCCCTAAAGTCCCCGAGAGCTACGTGGAGTCCACAGCCAGCGGGGGGACAG tgTCTCTGATAGCTTTCACTCTCATGGCTGTCCTCGCCTTCCTGGAGTTCTTCGTGTACAGGAACACCTGGATGAAGTATGAGTATGAGGTGGACAAAGACTTCAGCAG tAAGCTGAGGATAAATGTTGACATCACGGTGGCCATGAGATGTCAAT ATATCGGAGCAGATGTTCTGGATCTGGCAGAGAACATGGTCGCTTCTGATGGTTTAAAATATGAACCA GTAAACTTTGAGCTCTCTCCAGAGCAGAGGTTATGGCACAT GACACTACTGCACATCCAGGAGCGTCTCCGGGTGGAGCACGCTCTCCAGGACGTCATCTTCAAGGCTGCCATTAAAGAAGCTCCTCCTGCTCAGCCTAAAAG TGAGGACGGCACCACTACCCTCAGTGCCTGCAGGATACACGGACACCTGTACGTCAACAAGGTGGCGGGAAACTTCCATGTTACCGTTGGCAA GTCCATCCCACATCCCAGAGGCCACGCCCATCTAGCTGCCCTCGTCAGCCATGACA CGTATAACTTCTCTCACCGGATCGACCACCTGTCCTTTGGAGAAGTGATCCCCGGGATCATCAGCCCTCTGGACGGCACAGAGAAAGTCTCTCCTGAAT CTAACCACATGTTTCAGTACTTCATCACCATCGTGCCGACCAAACTGAACACCTACCAGGTCTCAGCAGACACACACCAGTACTCCGTCACAGAGCGG GAACGAGTGATCAACCACGCTGCAGGCAGCCACGGAGTCTCAGGGATCTTTATGAAATACGATATCAGCTCACTGATGGTCCGAGTCACCGAGCAGCACATGCCTCTCTGGCAGTTTCTGGTCCGACTCTGTGGCATCATCGGAGGCGTATTCTCTACAACAG GGATGCTCCACGGTGTGGTGGGATTCTTGGTTGATGTCGTTTGCTGCCGTTTCCAGATGGGAGTCTACAAACATGTTAAG GAGGCTCCTCTGAACGAGCAGCCGGACAGTGAAACCTCCATTCCTCCAGAAAATGAAGCTGAATAA